A single region of the Epinephelus moara isolate mb chromosome 14, YSFRI_EMoa_1.0, whole genome shotgun sequence genome encodes:
- the htr1b gene encoding 5-hydroxytryptamine receptor 1B produces MESSGQVEPTQPVNTTNDSFITETSAVDVGEESLAYQISLAVILSVITLATTSSNAFVIATISQSKKLQTPANFLIASLAVTDLLVSILVMPICVLYTVIHTWTLGQIVCDIWLSSDITCCTASILHLCVIALDRYWAITDAVEYSKKRTPGRAAGMVATAWVIAISISLPPLFWRQVKAEELTSCSVNTDHIFYTIYSTFGAFYIPTLLLIVLYGRIYVEARKRILKQSPKKVGKRLTSAHLATNSPGSVASTTSLQCGRHDTPSSDTGSSTSENQVKVTVSDALLEKKRISAARERKATKTLGIILGAYIVCWLPFFIYTLVVATCETCFNPELFDFFTWLGYLNSLINPIIYTMSNEDFKKAFQKLVRFRCCRS; encoded by the coding sequence ATGGAGAGCTCCGGTCAAGTCGAGCCAACTCAGCCGGTGAACACCACAAACGACAGTTTTATAACAGAGACATCCGCTGTGGATGTGGGCGAAGAGAGTCTCGCCTATCAGATCAGTCTGGCGGTGATTCTCTCCGTTATCACACTCGCCACCACTTCATCCAACGCATTCGTCATCGCAACTATCTCCCAGTCCAAGAAACTACAAACTCCTGCGAACTTTCTGATCGCCTCCCTGGCCGTCACTGACCTGCTGGTGTCCATCCTGGTGATGCCCATCTGCGTCCTGTACACCGTCATCCACACCTGGACGCTGGGGCAAATCGTGTGCGACATCTGGCTCTCCTCGGACATAACGTGTTGCACGGCGTCTATCCTCCACCTGTGCGTAATCGCTTTGGATAGGTACTGGGCCATCACGGACGCGGTAGAGTACTCCAAAAAGCGCACGCCGGGGCGCGCCGCCGGGATGGTGGCCACAGCCTGGGTCATCGCCATCTCCATCTCCCTGCCGCCTCTCTTCTGGAGGCAGGTGAAGGCGGAGgagctgaccagctgcagcGTCAACACGGATCATATTTTCTACACCATCTACTCCACCTTCGGGGCTTTCTACATCCCCACCTTGCTGCTTATTGTCCTCTACGGACGGATATACGTCGAGGCTCGGAAACGCATCCTGAAGCAGTCCCCAAAGAAGGTGGGGAAGAGACTCACCTCGGCGCACCTGGCCACCAACTCCCCAGGATCCGTGGCGTCCACGACCTCTCTGCAGTGCGGGAGACACGACACTCCGTCCAGCGACACCGGCTCCTCAACAAGCGAGAACCAGGTGAAAGTGACCGTGTCGGACGCGCTTTTGGAGAAAAAGCGCATCTCagcagccagagagagaaaagccACTAAGACTTTGGGGATAATCCTCGGCGCTTACATCGTTTGCTGGCTGCCGTTTTTCATTTACACACTGGTGGTGGCCACGTGCGAGACGTGTTTTAATCCTGAGTTATTTGACTTTTTCACCTGGCTGGGATATCTGAACTCCCTCATCAACCCCATCATATACACAATGTCCAACGAGGACTTCAAGAAAGCTTTCCAGAAACTTGTGCGCTTCAGATGCTGCAGGTCGTGA